AACGAGGCGGGCAACGTAGTAGGTCTGATGCCGCACCCAGAACATGCTGTAGAACAGGGCTTTGGTCCCGAGTCTGCAGATGGTCCTCACGGTGGCACCGATGGGCTGGGACTGTTCAAATCTGTCCTGCAATCGCTGCTGTCGTAGCTTATCCCCAAGTTTCCCACAGACTCGGCTGCGAATATGCAACCTGTGCACAACCCTGTGGATAAAACCTGTGGATAACTTTGGGAGGCTGAATGGCAATAAATTAGACATTAATGTGGTAACCGCATAATTCCGCTAGAAAGTCAACTTTAAAGTGAGACTTGAGAGTATCTCGATTTGCGTGCACAACCCTTGCAAATCTGGGGATAACTGTGGATTACCCGGTCACGAATGTGGATAAAACTTACAGGCGCCAACAAAATTTTTCCTGACAGAGCGCACCTATGAAAAAACTCACCCAAGCTCGTAACGAGACGGAGAATCGATGAGCAACAAACCGGCAAACGTAGAGCACCCCGACACGGTTGCGGATGCGGCGGCAACGCCCGACACCGCTATGCCGTACGCCGAATTAGGGCTCAAAGACGACGAATACGCGGATATTAAGAAGCTGCTGGGAAGGCGTCCAACTAACGCAGAGCTGGCAATGTATTCGGTCATGTGGTCTGAGCACTGCTCCTACAAGTCCTCGAAAAAACATTTGGGCGAACAATTCGGCGGCAAGACCACCCAGCAAATGAAAGAGCGGCTGCTGGTAGGGATGGGTCAGAACGCCGGCGTCGTGGACGTGGGCGACGGGATGGCGGTCACCTTTAAGGTGGAATCGCACAATCACCCCTCGTTCGTGGAGCCGTACCAGGGCGCAGCGACCGGCGTTGGCGGTATTGTCCGCGACATTATTGCAATGGGCGCCCGCCCAGTGGCAGTCATGGATCAGCTCCGTTTCGGGGATCCGAAGAACGCTGACACAGCCCGCGTGGTACACGGGGTAGTGGCTGGCGTCGGCGGCTACGGCAACTGTTTAGGCCTGCCTAACATTGGCGGCGAAACCGAATTCGATCCCTCTTACCAGGGCAATCCGCTAGTTAACGCGCTGTGCGTGGGAGTGCTAAAGCACGAGGACATTCACCTGGCAAACGCCGAGGGCGTCGGAAATAAAATCGTCCTATTCGGTGCTCGTACCGGCGGCGACGGTATTGGGGGCGCCTCTATCCTGGCTTCCGAAACCTTCGAGGACGGCATGCCGGCCAAACGGCCATCCGTCCAGGTGGGTGACCCCTTCATGGAAAAGGTGCTCATCGAATGCTGCCTGGAACTATTTGCGGCTGACCTCGTAGAGGGCATCCAGGACCTGGGCGCGGCAGGCATCTCCTGCGCCACCTCCGGAACTGGCCTCAAACGGCAACTCTGGTATGCACGTCGACCTCGAAAATGTGCTTCTGCGCGACCCCACCCTGACTGCAGGCGAGATCCTGATGTCGGAATCGCAAGAACGCATGATGGCAGTTGTGGCTGCCGACAAGATTGATGCCTTCATGGACGTCATCAACAAGTGGGACGTGGAAGCAGCCGTGATTGGCGAGGTGACCGGCGACGGCAGGCTCACCATCGACCACTACGGCGAACGCATCGTGGACGTAGACCCGAAGACAGTGGCCCACGACGGTCCAGTCTACGATCGCCCGTACTCCCGCCCGGCCTGGCAGGATGACCTGCAGGCGGATACCTCCGACAAGCTGGCTCGCTCTGAGTCTTCTGCTGCTTTAGAAGAAGAGCTACGCAAGATAGTACTCAGCCCAAACGGTGCCTCCAAAGCGTGGGTAACCGACCAGTACGACCGCTACGTGCGCGGCAACACTGCATTGGCTCAGCCCGACGATGCGGGTGTCATCCGCGTAGTAGAAGAATCTAACCGCGGCGTAGCCATCGCTACTGACGCGAACGGTTGGTACACCAAGCTCGACCCGTATGCTGGCGCCCAGCAGGCGCTCGCGGAGGCCTATCGCAACGTGTGCACCGTTGGGGCTCGCCCGATGGCAGTGACCGACTGCCTGAATTTTGGTAACCCGGAAGATCCGGACGCAATGTGGCAACTAGTTACCGCTATGACTGGTATGGCTGACGGCTGTAAGGTGCTGGGCACGCCGGTTACCGGCGGCAACGTGTCTCTGTACAACTCCTCTGGAACTGAGAAGGGGCAGCCGGATTCTTCGATCAACCCGACTCCTGTAGTGGGCATGTTGGGCTTGATCGACGATGTTACGAAAGCTGTGCCTTCCGGCTGGAATGAACAGGGACTTGCCGTCTTGCTGCTAGGCGAGACTAACGACGAACTGGATGGTTCTGCCTGGGCTCGCGAAGTCCATTCGCACCTGGGTGGGCTGCCCCCGAAGGTGGATTTTGAAGCGGAAATGGCGCTGGGTCGAGTACTTATTGCGGTAGCTCAGGCCGAGGTGGACGGTATTCGCGTTGTCAAAGCGGCACACGATATTTCCAATGGCGGCTTGGCTGCAGCAGTGCTGGAGTCGGCTTCACGTTTCGGTATTGGCGCCAACATCGATCTGGCTCGCGTCGGTTTCGAGGGACAGGACGACACAGTCCGGCTGTTCTCGGAATCGCAGGCGCGCGCTTTGGTTGTGGTACCTGAAGTGGCCGTGTCCATGGTTGCTGCCGCAGCGGAAGCAGAGGGCGTAGCTTGCTCGCGCATTGGTACTACCGGTGGTTCGATGGTCACCTTCACTCGTTCTAACGAGAGCGAGCCGGCTGACTTTGAAGAGTCTGTTGCGGGTGCGGCTGACCGGTCTGTGATCGCTTTGGACCTGGCCGATTTGGCCGAGGCTTCCCGCAAGGTGTTGCCGGAACTGTTTGCGTAGCCGGTAGTTGGTCCCGGGCTAGGCTCGGGACCAACGATGGTAGCGTGAAGCCATGCCTATCCTGATTGCTGGTATTTTTTCTGTTCTTTTGACTTTGCAGGCACTGTATTGCCTGTTCCTGGTTATTGCCCCCGGGCGCGAGGGGTTTCGGGTGGGGCATCCGCTAGGTTTGCCCTTTAAGGTGTTGCGTAGGAGCGAGACGGTTTGGCATCGGGCGCACATGCATGCCTGCCCATTCTTCTTATTGGCGATTGCCCTAGCTTTGATAAACATTGTGGTGCTGGTGGCGTTGGCCCCTTATGTTTCTGTTGCTACTGGCGTGATTGCCGGCATTGGCTCGGTAATCATTGTGGCAGGTATGTGGGCCCTAGCGGCAGCTGCGGCTTTGCGGTGGGCGAGATTGAACTAGCTGCCCAAAGTTTCCTTGCGAACTTTTAGTTTAGTCAAAGACAAGTGTATAACTATTGGTGCGCACCTAACGGAATAGTAAAGCGCGGGTAAAGCCCGGGTGTCTAGGGAAGGAATATAATGCATAAAGCAGCAGAAGCGGTGTACCAAGACGTGTTGCGCCGCAACCCAGCAGAACCAGAATTTCACCAGGCAGTAGCAGAATTTCTGAACTCTATCGGGCCGGTTTTGGATGAGCATCCCGAATACGCCGACCATGCCCTGTTAGAAAGATTGGTAGAGCCGGAACGTCAGATTATTTTTCGCGTCCCCTGGATCGACGACTCTGGCAAGTGCCAGGTAAACCGCGGCTATCGTGTTGAATTCAACTCCGCCCTCGGCCCGTACAAGGGTGGCCTCCGCTTCCACCAATCCGTAAACCGCAACATCATCAAGTTCCTTGGCTTTGAACAGATTTTCAAAAACTCTCTAACCGGGCTTGGCATCGGCGGTGGCAAAGGTGGGTCTGACTTTGACCCGCACGGGCGCTCCGACAACGAAGTGATGCGTTTTTGTCAGGCCTTTATGAGTGAACTGTACCGTCACATCGGCCAGTTCACAGACGTACCTGCCGGCGACATTGGCGTGGGTGGGCGCGAAATCGGTTACCTGTTTGGTCAATATAAGAAACTGACCAACCGCTTCGAAGCAGGCGTCTTGACGGGGAAGAAGCTCGGCTGGGGCGGCTCGCTTGGGCGCACGGAAGCAACCGGTTACGGCACTGTCATGTTCGCCCAGTCCATGCTGGGCACCATATCGGAAGGGCTTGAGGGTAAAAGCGTAGCGGTTTCCGGTTCCGGCAACGTAGCAATTTATGCGGCGCAATATGCCCAAATGAAGGGCGCAAAGGTGCTGACCGTGTCTGATTCGAACGGGTGGGTCTACGACAAGGACGGCATTGACGTAGAGCTACTACAGCAAGTCAAAGAGGTAGAACGAGGGCGGGTAAGCGATTACGCGCAACGCAAGAGCGGTGCCGTATTCCACGCCGAAGGCCGTCCCTGGCAGGTAGCCGTGGACGTGGCGCTGCCGTGTGCGACCCAGAATGAACTCTCGCAGGAGGACGCTAAGACTCTGGTGAGCAACGGAGTGAAGGTAGTTGCCGAGGGGGCTAACATGCCGTGCACCCCGGGCGCTATCGACGCTTTCCAGCAGGCAGGCGTGCTCTATGCTCCGGGCAAGGCCGCAAACGCTGGGGGAGTAGCAACCTCCGCCCTCGAGATGGAACAGAATGCTTCCCGCACGAAGTGGACCTTCGAGCAGGTAGCCACAAAGCTGGAACACATCATGGCCGACATTCACGACACCTGTGCGGAAACTGCTGCCCGCTACGGGGCCGAGGGCAACTACGTGCTGGGCGCGAACATTGCGGGATTCAAGCGCGTAGCTGACGCCATGATCGATCAGGGATTCATCTAAAAATAGCAGTGGGGTGTGGATCGATTCACAGTTACGGTGATGATCGCGTTATCCTTTAGACATGATTGATCTTCGTGCACTTGAAGCCGATCCCACCCCCGGCTACGCCTCGCAGAAGGCTCGCGGGGAGGACCCGGCCCTTATCGACCAGGCCATTGCAGCAGACCGCAAGCGTCGCGAGGCGCTTAGCGAATTCGAATCCGCCC
The genomic region above belongs to Winkia neuii and contains:
- the gdhA gene encoding NADP-specific glutamate dehydrogenase, whose product is MHKAAEAVYQDVLRRNPAEPEFHQAVAEFLNSIGPVLDEHPEYADHALLERLVEPERQIIFRVPWIDDSGKCQVNRGYRVEFNSALGPYKGGLRFHQSVNRNIIKFLGFEQIFKNSLTGLGIGGGKGGSDFDPHGRSDNEVMRFCQAFMSELYRHIGQFTDVPAGDIGVGGREIGYLFGQYKKLTNRFEAGVLTGKKLGWGGSLGRTEATGYGTVMFAQSMLGTISEGLEGKSVAVSGSGNVAIYAAQYAQMKGAKVLTVSDSNGWVYDKDGIDVELLQQVKEVERGRVSDYAQRKSGAVFHAEGRPWQVAVDVALPCATQNELSQEDAKTLVSNGVKVVAEGANMPCTPGAIDAFQQAGVLYAPGKAANAGGVATSALEMEQNASRTKWTFEQVATKLEHIMADIHDTCAETAARYGAEGNYVLGANIAGFKRVADAMIDQGFI